The following nucleotide sequence is from Micromonospora sp. WMMD1120.
GCACCGCGAACAACAGCAGCCGGCCGGCGTCCGGCCAGTCGGGTATCGGAGCCGGTGAACGGCCGTCACTGAACAGGCGTTGCCCGCTGCGGGTGAGAAGCCAGATCACCACTGTGACGAGGGTGCCCGACCCGGCCGCGAACGCGACCGGCCACCCGTAACCACCACGCACGGCACGCGGTGAGAGCCCTTGCCGGCGGAGCGCCACCAGCATCGCCACCCGGGCACGCTGCTCCGCGGCAGCCGTCGCCACCATGCCGGCCGCCCCGATCAGCACCCCGGCCAGCGCGGCGAACACGTTGAAGCGCAGCGCCAGCGCCGCGCCCTGCCGGTCGAACCCCTCTCGTACCTGGGCGATCGTCCGGTCCGACCGCACTACCAGACCCTGGGCGCGCAGCCGGTCGAGGACGTCGGCGGGCGCCGAACGGGCCAACCAGACCTCCTCGTTGCCGTTCTGGCTGGCGACGGCGAGCCGGTCCGCGTACTCCAGGTCGGCGATCAGCCCGGCGCCACCGAGCCTCGGCAGGCGGTCGGCCAGGCCCAGAACCGACCCACTGGTCGGTGTCCCGTCGACGCCGTCGTACGCGTACAACCCGCGCAGCGTGGTCCCCCTCGACCGGGTCAGGTAGATCGGCAGCGGGGAGGGCGCGTCGACGACGGCGACGCCCGCCGGGGCCGACCGCCGGTTCTCCGACACATCGAGGACCAGCCCCTCCCTCGTTCCGCTCGCGGTGTCGAGGGAGGTGTCGTCAGGATCGAGCAGCCGCCAGCGTCGCAGGTCGGCAAGGTGTGCCCCGGTCAGCACGACCGTCTCGGCGGCGCCGTCGCCCTCCGTGGCGCGCAGCTGCTCGAACTGGACCCTGAGTTGTCGGGACACCACCGGAGCGACGATTTCGATCTTGGCTAGTCGGCACTCCCGCGCGCACTCGGGCACCTGGAGGACGTAGTCCCCGCGGCCGGGCTGGATGTCGTCGCGGGGCAGGACCACCCGGGTGCCGTCGCGGCCGGAGATGGTGAGCGCGAGGCGGACCCGGTTGCCGGCGAAGACCTCGGCGTCGAAGTCGGCGGAGACGGTCATGATGAGCTGTCGCCCGCGCAGGTACACCGGTGTCCCCGGTGTGGGCGGGTGGATCGTGCGGGCGATGTCCGCCAGCGACACGCCGTAGGACGGATGCGGTGCCGCCACCCTCGCCAGCCGCTCGGAGTCCACCGCCAGCAGTGGAGTGCCAGCTGCGTCGGGCGAGCCGGAGACCACCGCTGCCATCGCGAACGCCCCTTGCGGATCAACCGCACGCACGGCCGTCAACAGGTGTGAGCGGGATGTCGCGTCGACCTCGACCACGCGCGGCGCGCCGACCTCGACAGTCGCCCGGTCGCGGTAGGCGGCCGAGGCGACCTCGCTCGCCGCGACGGTGAAGGCGAGCATCGCGACCACCACTGTGAGCAGCGCGATCAGCGGCCGGAAGCGGGGTTGCCGGGCCACCTGCACAAGGGCCAGGCCGGCAGTCGTCCGGCCGCGGGCCAGCAGCGCCGCACCCACCGCCGCGCCGGCGATCATCGCGAGCCGGGCCAGCAGCACCGCCGCGGCCAGCGCCCCGGCGACCGGCGCCACCAGCGCCAGCCCGCTGGGCGATCCGCCGGAGCGCAACTGCACCACGGCGGCCACGGCGACGGAGACCGCTACGACGTCACCGATCGTCGCCCGCCACCCTCGTACCCGCGCCGGCACCCGACGCAGCAGCTCGACGACCGGCGCGGAGATCATCCGAGCCTGGGCCAGCAGCACGGCGGCGAGGGCGCCGAGAGCGCCGACGGCGGCGAACCCGATCACTGTGGCGTCCATCGTGACGTCGGCGTCCGTCGCGAGGGTGTGCGTGGCGAGCAGCTTCGCGGCGGCCAGGCCGCCCAGGCAACCGAGGGGGATCGCGACCACCACGGGCGCGGCGTGCTCGGCGATCGCCAGCGCCCACAGTCGTCGGCGCTGCACTCCGCGGAGCAGGAGCAGGCCCTGCTCCGGCCGGCGCTGGTCCACCGCCGAACCGATCGCGACGAAGAGCACCAGCCAGCAGAGCAGGACGAGCAAACCGGCGCCCAGCGCCACACCGTCGGCCAGTTGCCCGCGCTGTCGCGTGACGCGGTCGAGCAGGCTGGCCAGGCTGTTGCCGGCACCGAAGCCCTCGCGGCTCCCGTCGCGCTGCACCACGTTGACGACGGCCAGCAGGTCCGGTGCGGGCCGGGAGGCCAGCAATTCCTCGGTGAGGTAGAGGTCGGCCGTGGAGCGGTAGAGGATGGCCTGGTCGTCGACGAGGGGGGAGGCGTCGGCGGTGAAGATGGCGTCCTCGGCGCTGCCCGCGATCGACGTGACGGCCGAGCCGGCGGCGGGTGGCCGGATGAACTCCGCGCCCAGCCAGAACGGCTCGGTGACGTCGAGCGGTCGGTAGACACCCGTCACCCGCACGGGTACGCCGTCGAACGTGAACTGGTCACCGACGGCGACACCCAGCCGCGCGGCGGTGTGCGTGCTGACCATGACCTCGGGCGGTTGGCCCTTCGACGTGGCGCGGGGGCAGGCCCCGACCACGGCGACGCGCTCGCAGACACCCGACCGGAAGGTCAGGTTCGAGGTCACCCGGCCCGCCCGGCCGGCGGCGACGCCACCGCTCTGCGAGCCCAGGACGACCTCGAACCCGGCCGGCGTGAGCCGCCTGACCTGGTCACCGAACACGGTTCGACCGGGGTCGTTGGGCATGCCTGGATATTCGACCGGGTCGGTGAGTCGTACCCGGAGCTCGTTGGGGTTCGCGCTGGACAGTTCGCGATCGGCCAGGGCCCGACCGGCGGCGGCGACGTAGCTCGGTGCCGCCGCGGCGGCGGCACCGGCGAGCACCGCGAGCAGGAGCACCACCAGCGCCTGCGCCCGGCGGGCCACCAGCGCGCCCCAGATGACTGTCAGCATTGACGGCGATGCTAGCCGTGGAAGCGGCAGCGTACTGCCCCGCGCGGGCCGGGCGCGATCCGCCGGTCAGCGCACTGTCTCAGCTCCGGACGATCTCCGCCCGCCCCTCGACGAGGTGCAGCTCCGCCTCGCAGGCGGCGGCCACCTCCGGGTCGTGGGTGGCGAACACGACGGCGGCGCCCCGGCGTGCCTCGTCGTGCAGGAGATCCAGAACCCGCTGCCGATTCCGCGCGTCCAGTTCGCTGGTCACCTCGTCGGCCAGCACCACATCGCCGCGTAGGGCCAGCCCGCGGGCGACCGCCGTCCGCTGCTGCTGGCCGCCGGACAGCTCCTCGACGAGTTGGTCGGCCTGCCCGGTGAGGCCAAGGTCAGCCAACATGGCGGCGGCCCGCCGACGGGCCTCGGGCGGTGTCACACCGTCGGCGACGAGTGTCACCTGCAGATTCTCGGTGGCGGTCAGGATGGGTGCCAGGCCGTTGTCCTGCGGAATCAGGACGATCCGGCTTTCCACCGCGTGATCACGGTCGCGTAGCGGCTGCCCGTCGACGATCACCGCTCCGTCTCGTGGTCGCAGCAGCCCCGCCATCGTGTTGAGCAGTGTGGTCTTGCCGGCACCCGAGGAGCCCGTCAACGCGAGCACCCGGCCAGGACGCACGGCCACCGAGATCCCCCGGAGCAGGGGTGGCGCGTCGCCGTAGCCGACGGACACCCCTTGGATGGTCAACATGTCACCGCTCCTCTCCGGCACCGACGATCCGCAGACTGCCACGGTGGACGGAGCCGCACAATCACGTAGGAAACCTTCGCTACGTCCGTTGACTTCGATGTTTTGCTACACAACAATCAGCATCAACATCGATATCTGTCTCTTTGTTCGGCGGCTACCGCAGCGGGAGTGAGGGCACGATGAGACACGGTCGACGACTGGTCGGCGGCGCGGCCGCGGCCCTGTTGGTGTGGTGCGGGCGGCCCGGGCCGGCACGGCGTACACGATGTGTCAGGGGTGGATCCGCGTCATCCACGACCGGGGCTACTCGACCGACTACTACCACTTGTGGAACAGCATCTCCGTCAACGGCGCCAGCGTCGGCCAGGGCGCTGTCCTGGGCAACACCGGCACCGATGTCACCTGTGGCGGCGCCGCTTCCGGTCGGCACGTGCACTTCGGGCTGCGGCAGAACAGCGCCTACGTGCCGATCGCCGACCACTCCATCGGCAAGTGGGTGCTGGCCAACGGGGCCGCCGCCTACCAGGGTGGGGCGCGGCACGGCTCGGCCTGGGCCGGCGTCGGCGGTGGGCTGTACAACTACGGCGCGCTCGGCCTGAACCAGGCGGTCGTCGACGCGAACGGCGGTGGCACGCTCACCCGGCGCTCCGGGCCGGGCACCGGCTACGGCGCGGTCGGCTCGGTGGGCGACGGCGCGACGGTCACCGTCTCCTGCTCCGCCAACGGCACCTCGCACACCGGGCGGTACGGCGCCACCGCCCTGTGGAACCGCCTGAGCGACGGCAGTTGGGTGTCCGACGCGTTCCTCTGGACCGGCCTGAACGGGCCGGTCAACGGCTGGTGCTGACCGGTTCGACGCTCGCCAACCCCGACACCGCGAGGAGTGCCCATGTCCGTTCGCGCCATCCGCCGGCTCCTAGTCGTCCTGACCACCACGGTGAGCGCCGTCGTCACGGTCGCCGCACCGGCCGTCGCCGACCCGGTGGGCACGCCGGCGTCGGCCACCCCGCTGTCCGCCGCGTTCGACGCCGCCGCCGCCAGGTACGACGTCCCCCGCGACCTGCTGGTGGCGCTGGCGTACGCCGAGTCGCGGCTGGACCCGCACGGCGGTACGGCGAGCGCGGCCGGCGGGTACGGGCCCATGCACCTGGTGAGCAGCCCCGGCGTGCGCACCCTGGACGAAGCGGCAGCGCTCACCCGGCTCAGCCCTGCCGTGCTGCGCGCCGAACCCGCGGCGAACGTCCTCGGGGCGGCGGCCGTGCTGCGCTCGTACGCCGATCAGGCCGGCCTGAACGCCCTGACCC
It contains:
- a CDS encoding FtsX-like permease family protein — protein: MLTVIWGALVARRAQALVVLLLAVLAGAAAAAAPSYVAAAGRALADRELSSANPNELRVRLTDPVEYPGMPNDPGRTVFGDQVRRLTPAGFEVVLGSQSGGVAAGRAGRVTSNLTFRSGVCERVAVVGACPRATSKGQPPEVMVSTHTAARLGVAVGDQFTFDGVPVRVTGVYRPLDVTEPFWLGAEFIRPPAAGSAVTSIAGSAEDAIFTADASPLVDDQAILYRSTADLYLTEELLASRPAPDLLAVVNVVQRDGSREGFGAGNSLASLLDRVTRQRGQLADGVALGAGLLVLLCWLVLFVAIGSAVDQRRPEQGLLLLRGVQRRRLWALAIAEHAAPVVVAIPLGCLGGLAAAKLLATHTLATDADVTMDATVIGFAAVGALGALAAVLLAQARMISAPVVELLRRVPARVRGWRATIGDVVAVSVAVAAVVQLRSGGSPSGLALVAPVAGALAAAVLLARLAMIAGAAVGAALLARGRTTAGLALVQVARQPRFRPLIALLTVVVAMLAFTVAASEVASAAYRDRATVEVGAPRVVEVDATSRSHLLTAVRAVDPQGAFAMAAVVSGSPDAAGTPLLAVDSERLARVAAPHPSYGVSLADIARTIHPPTPGTPVYLRGRQLIMTVSADFDAEVFAGNRVRLALTISGRDGTRVVLPRDDIQPGRGDYVLQVPECARECRLAKIEIVAPVVSRQLRVQFEQLRATEGDGAAETVVLTGAHLADLRRWRLLDPDDTSLDTASGTREGLVLDVSENRRSAPAGVAVVDAPSPLPIYLTRSRGTTLRGLYAYDGVDGTPTSGSVLGLADRLPRLGGAGLIADLEYADRLAVASQNGNEEVWLARSAPADVLDRLRAQGLVVRSDRTIAQVREGFDRQGAALALRFNVFAALAGVLIGAAGMVATAAAEQRARVAMLVALRRQGLSPRAVRGGYGWPVAFAAGSGTLVTVVIWLLTRSGQRLFSDGRSPAPIPDWPDAGRLLLFAVPALTLFALTAVVLGRVVATSVRRRSGR
- a CDS encoding ATP-binding cassette domain-containing protein, translating into MLTIQGVSVGYGDAPPLLRGISVAVRPGRVLALTGSSGAGKTTLLNTMAGLLRPRDGAVIVDGQPLRDRDHAVESRIVLIPQDNGLAPILTATENLQVTLVADGVTPPEARRRAAAMLADLGLTGQADQLVEELSGGQQQRTAVARGLALRGDVVLADEVTSELDARNRQRVLDLLHDEARRGAAVVFATHDPEVAAACEAELHLVEGRAEIVRS
- a CDS encoding peptidoglycan DD-metalloendopeptidase family protein is translated as MRAARAGTAYTMCQGWIRVIHDRGYSTDYYHLWNSISVNGASVGQGAVLGNTGTDVTCGGAASGRHVHFGLRQNSAYVPIADHSIGKWVLANGAAAYQGGARHGSAWAGVGGGLYNYGALGLNQAVVDANGGGTLTRRSGPGTGYGAVGSVGDGATVTVSCSANGTSHTGRYGATALWNRLSDGSWVSDAFLWTGLNGPVNGWC